Genomic DNA from Pseudomonas helmanticensis:
TCCAGATCGTCGTTCTGGAACATGGTCAGGCTCCAGCCGAAGTCGAGGTTGTGGCCGAGAAACGCGAACGGCACCAGCGCCTGATGATGGCCGTACAGCTCAAAGCCCGGCGCCGACAATTGCGCTTCGTACCACACCGATGGCACCGAGAAACGAATGTGCGGGTCGCCGGCCAGCAATGGCTTGCCGCTCTGGCTGCGGCTGCCGGCAATCACCCAGGCGTTGCTGCCTTCGAGCTGCGGCAAGCCGTTGTCGATCAGTGCCTGTTCGCTGAGGCGGGCGAGGGCGTTGAGGTCTTTCCAGTCGCCGGCGGCGAGGGCCGGTGCCGGTTTTCCGTGACCGTTGACCAGCACGCCCTTGGGCTGCCAGTCGAGGTCGAAGACATACAGGTAATCGGCGCCGAGCTGATCGCGCACGTAGGTCAGCAGCGGCTCGGTGCGAAACGCTGCGGCAAAGCTGTAAGCCATGTAGCCGGCGACGCTGATGCTGTCCTCGGCGGTAAACGGCCGTTTGGGGATGCCCAGCACGTCGAACTCGATCGGTGCGGCGTGCGTGTCCTGATACTGGTTGATGCCATCCAGATAGGCTTGCAGGCCCTTCCACGCCGGCGATTGTTTATCGAGGCTGGCGACATAACTGGCGGCTCGCTCACGGATGCGCAGGCTGCGAAACAGTTTGTCGGTGTCGAGCAGTTTTGGCCCGAGTACTTCGGCCAGTTCGCCACGGGCGAGACGACGCATGGCTTCCATCTGGAACAGTCGATCCTGGGCATGCACATAACCGAGGGCGCGGTAGAGGTCGGTTTCGTTCTCGGCACGGATGTGCGGCACGCCGCGCTCGTCGTAGCGTACGGTCACCGAACCTTGCAGGTTACGCAGTTCAACCTGACCCTGGCGCGTCGGTTGTTTGCTGTAGACATACCAGCCGACGCCGGCAAGCAGAACAACGATGAGCAAGCCAAGTACGGTGAACACGCGCTTCATGGTGACTCCTTGTGCATGCGGGATTGCCGCCCGTCGGGCTGCAAACAAGTAGCACAGACCCTCTGTGCCGTGCATCGCTGTCCGGGAAAAGTCCGGAATGCCTTACTGCGTCTCCACCGGCCACGGGCAGTAGCAGCCCACTGCCAAGGTGTGCGTGGCGTTGACCGGGCGATCTTCAGTCAGGGCGTTGAGGATCGGTTCGATGAAGCTGTTGCTGGAATTGCAGGTCAAACCTTCGCTGTACGGGCCGAAGTACGCCAGCTTGCCGCTGCGATCCCAGATCGCCACGGCCGGGCTGGCGGGGACCTGTTCGGAGCCGGGCAATACCGTGATGGTTTTCAGGTTGCTGAGCGTGGCGGGCAATTGACCGTGGCTGCCGGTTCTTTGCACGGCGAAGAACTCCACGCCTTTGCCGCTGAACTGTTCGACCATCTCGGTCAGGTGCTGTTGATTGCCGACGTTGCACGGGCACGCCGGATCCCAGAAGTGCACGAGACGAATATTGCCGGGGCCGGCGAGATCGTCGGGCAGGCGCAGCGGATCGCCGGAAAACACTGCGGTGTGCTCGCTGAACGCGCGCAGGTAACGCCCCTGAAACCAGTCATACGCGGCCCACAGCACCCCGGCGCACAAGAGCGCAAGCAGGCTGGCAAACAGTGCGGTGCGGTAGGGCGAACGCATGGTTTTCGATCCTCGAAAGGTCGGCTAGCTTGCCATGTCTGCCACTACAGATGAATATCGCAGACCGATAAAGTCTGTTTACCGTTTTGGAATTCCCGCATGCCTGCCACTTTCGACCCCGATCAAATCCGCGCCAGCCTCAAGCCCTTGGCCGAGTGGCAGCCGTTGTCGGACGAGGCCAAGGCGTACCAGCAGTTCTATAAAACCGATTTTCCCCATCGCGATGTCTGGCGTGGCATGGGTCGTTTCGACGTCGATGGCTACGAACTGGTCAGCCATTGCTGGTGGCCGGAAAAGGTCAAGGCAACGCTGTTTCTGTTGCACGGTTACTACGACCACACCGGGCTCTATCGGCATGTGATCGAGTGGGCGCTGGATCAGGACTTTGCGGTGATCGCCTGCGATTTGCCGGGCCATGGTTTGTCCAGCGGGCCACGGGCGAGCATTCGCGATTTCTCTGAATACCAGGATGTCCTGCAAGCCTTGTTCGCCGAAGCGCAGTCGATCTCGCTGCCGCAGCCGTGGCACTTGTGCGGGCAGAGCACGGGCGGGGCGATTGTGGTCGATCACGTGCTCAACCATGGCGAGGGCAGTCCGGCGCAGGGCCAGTTGATTCTGTTGGCGCCGTTGGTGCGGCCACGCGCGTGGGGCTGGTCGCAACTGAGTTATTACTTGCTCAGGCCGTTCGTCCGAGGTGTCGCGCGGCGCTTCAGCGAGAACTCGAACGATCCGGATTTCTTGCCGTTTCTGCAGGCGGATCCGTTGCAGCCGCAGCGCTTGCCGACCCAATGGGTCGGGGCGTTATCGCGCTGGATCATTCGCGTCGAACACGCGAAAAAAAGTCCGCGGCGGCCGCTGATCATTCAGGGGCAGGCGGACATGACCGTCGACTGGCAGCACAATTTGCAGGTGTTGAAATGGAAGTTCGATCGACCGCAGATTCTGCTGCTGGCCGAGGCGCGGCATCATCTGGCGAATGAGACGGAGGAGATGCGCGAGGAGTATTTCGAGTTTCTGAGCAAGCGGATCAAGGGCCGCAATCTCTAGAGCAAGATCAAAAGATCGCAGCCTTCGGCAGCTCCTACATGGATCGGTGTAGGAGCTGCCGAAGGCTGCGATCTTTTAGGGTTGCCCGACCGCAAGCCCTGCCCGAATCGCTGCCAGGGCGGCCTGGTAATAAGCCTTGCCCTCAGCCGATTCGGCAAACGTTGCAAACTCTTCCAGCTCTTCATCCGACAAATCGCGATAAACGTAGAGCAGCGTGTTGTTCATGTCCGCGCCGATCTGATCCATCAAGCGCTGACGCTGACCATTCAACATGCCCTGCGCCTGACCACCACCGAGCAGCCCCGGAATCATCGAACTCAGACTGTCCGCCGCAACGCCGGCAATCGCCAGGCTGACTTCGGCGCCAGCTTCGCGGGCCGGCAGTGCCTGGGCGAGGTGGCCGATGATCAGCAGACGGCTGTCACTGACCTGCATCTTCGGCAGGCCCTTGGCATTTTTCGCCAGTTGGTCGCGGCGGGTCGCGAGCAATTCAGCGGCGACGATTTTCTTGCCCAGTGGCGATTGAAAGAAGGTCAGCGCCGGTTTCGGATCGGCAAGCTTCTGCCGCAGTTGTGCTTCGGCGCGTTGGTCCACGGCCTGCGGAGCGAAGCGCTGGTTGCTGTTGTTGACCAGCGCCTGAAACACCGCAGGCGGCAGGCTGTTCTGATAGCGTTGCTGGGCGGCGCTCAGGGCGTCGTTGAAATGCGCACGTTGATCTGGCCAGCCGGCGACCTTGTACAACTGATCGTGGCCGTCCGCCCAAGCGGGCAAAACGCAGAACATCAACAGTGAAAAAAGCAAACGGCGCATAGGGACTCCTGTCAGCAGCGGACTATTCTCCGTGCGGTGCCGGTACTTGTCGAGAATTCGTAGCAAGCCGCCGCGTGGCTCTGTCGGATTTCTTGCCGTCGGCATACTATGCGCGCCATGCAAATATCCTCTGAACACCCGCTGCTGTTACGCATTGTCGATGACCTGGCCGAACACGGCTGGTCGCAGCAGAACATCTTCCTGCCCGCCGGTTTGACCCGCGAGCTGGCGGCCGAGTGCCGTAAACGCGAGGCCGAGGGCGAACTGGCGCCGGCAGGGGTCGGGCGCGGGCCGTTTTCAGAGGTTCGCGAGGGGATTCGCGGCGATCATATTCAGTGGATCGATCCGGGCCAGGCCGATTCCAGCGACCGTTATCTGAACCTGATGGACAGCCTGCGCGAGGCGCTCAATCGTGGTCTGTTCCTTGGCCTGGAAGACTTCGAATGTCATTTCGCGCTATATCCGCCGGGTGCGTTTTATCGCCGGCATGTCGACCGTTTTCGCGACGATGACAAGCGCATGGTGTCGGTGGTGGTCTACCTCAATGATGCCTGGCTGCCGGAGGACGGCGGTCAGTTGCGCATGTATCTTAAAGATGAGCGCGTGCATGACGTGCAGCCTGCGGGCGGTTGTCTGGTGGTGTTTCTCTCTGGCGAAGTGCCGCACGAAGTGCTGCCGGCCAATCGCGAGCGTCTGTCGCTGACGGGCTGGTTCCGTCGGCGTGGCAACGAGCCGTTCTGATATGGACAAGATTCTGGTCAGCCGCTGCCTGTTGGGTCATCGCGTGCGCTACGACGGTGGCGCGAGCGGGCCGTTTGATTTGCTCGAACAGTGGATTGCCGAAGGGCGCGTGGTGCCATTGTGTCCGGAAGTCGCAGGAGGATTGCCGACGCCACGGGCTGCGGCGGAGATTCCTGGGGGGCAGGGCGGTGAAGTGCTCGATGGAATCGCTGCGGTGATCACCACCGAGGGCGAGGATGTCAGTGCGCAGTTTCTGGTGGGTGCGCGGCAGGCGCTGGCGTTGGCGCAGAAACACGGCATCCGCGTGGCAGTCCTGAAAGCCAACAGTCCATCCTGTGGAAACCTGCTGACTTATGACGGGACGTTCAGTGGCGTGAAAGTCTCCGGTGAAGGCGTAACGGCTGCACTGCTCAAACGCCATGGCGTGCAGGTTTTTAGCGAACTTGAATTGGCTGAGGCCTCGGTGGCTTTGGCTGCTTTGGACTGATCCGAAATCGTTGCCCTCACCCCAGCCCTCTCCCGAAGGGAGAGGGGGCCGACCGAGTTGTCCGGCGTCTTACATCGACCTGAAAGACCTTATCGACTATGGATTCGACACAGCCATGACCAGTCGATTTCGGATTCGGTACATCCATTTCAGGTCGGCGTATCCCTTCAGCATCCCCCGTTCAGTCCCCTCTCCCTACGGGCGGTCCGACGTTTCGGGAGGGCTAGGGTGAGGGGCTTCTAAGGTTTCAGCCACTTCTCGGTCAGCGCCGCCAGGCGTCCGTCCGCCTTGATCCGCTGCATCGCGCTCGCAAGACTGGCCTGAAATGCCGGATTACCCTTCTGAAACGGTATCGCCAAGTCCACCGCTGCGCTCGCCTTTGGCTTGGCGTCAGTCAACGTCTGCACCAAGACCATCGGCTGCGGTTGTTCATCTTTCTTTGCCAGCAACTGTGAATCGACCTTGCCGTAAGGCTGGCTGAAGTCGAAACGATCCTTGAGTTCAGGTGTCAGTGCTATGTGATTGAGCGCGACGTCGTACTTGCCGCTTTCAACGCCCTGGAGCAAGTCGCTTTCGTCGGTGACGATGAAGTCGGCGCGCACATCCAGCTCGTTGGCCAACAGTTGTCCAAGCTCGACCTCGAACCCCGTGAGTTTGTCGCCGTCATCCTTGTAATTGAAGGGCGGTGTATTAGCCTCAAGGGCTATGCGCAGCTCGCCACGGTCGTTGACGTCATCAATCAGTTCGGCGTGAGCCAGAGGGCTCAAAAGGGGTAGCAGGCAGATCAGGCCAGGCAAAAAGCGCATGGTCACTCCTTTGAAATCATTAACGCGATGCTCTGAGTCAGGCTCGCTTTGCTATGGTTGTCGAGTGCCTTCGACAACGAATGGTCATGAAGTTGTCATGACCGTGCGGATTTTACGGAAAAACTGGAGAAGAAAATGAAAAGCTTTATGTCACGTGCAGCGTTGGCCGGTGTGCTGATGGGCGTTTCGGTGCTGGCCAGTGCCGCGACACCGGCACCCAAGGGTGCCGAAGTGTTCATCGTTTCTCCCGAGGACGGGGCGACTGTTTCGCAGACCTTCACCGTCAAGTTTGGCGTCAAGGACGTCGCACTGGCCCCGGCCGGTGACGTCACCAAGAACACCGGTCACCATCATCTGCTGATCGACGTCGACAAGCTGCCGGCCGCCGGCGCGCCGATTCCGAACGATGCCAACCACATGCACTTCGGCAAGGCGCAGACCCAGGCTGACATCAAACTGGCCCCGGGCAAGCACACCTTGCAGCTGGAGCTGGGCGACAGCGGCCACATGCCGTTCGATCCGCCGATCGTCTCGAAGAAAATCACCGTCAACGTCGAATAACCTTTTCGCCGTGCATGAAAAAGGGAGCCCGAAGGCTCCCTTTTTTTGTCGCTCAACGCTAAATCAGAACAACACGCGGCTACGGATAGTGCCGTTGATGTGCTGCAGCTTCTCTTGCGCCAGGTCCGAGTACTCGGCGTCGACGTCGATCACCACGTAGCCAACTTTCTCGTTGGTCTGCAGGAACTGACCGGAGATGTTGATGCCGTTTTCGGCGAAGACCTTGTTGATCTCGCTCATCACACCCGGGATGTTCTCGTGGATGTGCAGCAGGCGGTGCTTGCCAGGGTGAGCCGGCAGGGCCACTTCCGGGAAGTTCACCGACGAAACCGAAGTACCGTTGTCGCTGTACTTGACCAGTTTCTCTGCCACTTCCAGACCGATGTTGGCTTGCGCTTCGGCGGTCGAGCCACCGATGTGCGGGGTCAGGATCACGTTGTCGAGGCCACGCAGCGGGCTTTCGAACTCTTCGTCGTTGGAGCGTGGCTCCACTGGGAATACGTCGATGGCCGCGCCGATCAGGTGCTTGTCCTTGATCGCGTCCGCCAGGGCGTCCAGCTCGACCACGGTACCGCGCGCAGCGTTGATCAGGATGCCGCCCTTCTTGATGGCGCGGATTTCCTTCTCGCCGATCATCCACTGGGTCGCAGCGGTTTCCGGAACGTGCAGGGTGACGATGTCGGACATGCCCAGCAGCTCGGTCAGGTTACCGACCTGAGTCGCGTTGCCCAGCGGCAGCTTGGTCACGGTGTCGTAGAAGTACACCTGCATGCCCAGACCTTCAGCCAGAACCGACAGCTGCGTACCGATCGAGCCGTAGCCGACGATGCCCAGTTTCTTGCCTCGGATCTCGAAGGAGTTGGCTGCGGATTTGATCCAGCCGCCACGGTGGCAGGAAGCGTTTTTCTCCGGGATGCCGCGCAGCAGCAGGATCGCTTCGGCCAGTACCAGTTCGGCAACGGAGCGGGTGTTGGAGTACGGCGCGTTGAACACGGCAATACCGCGCTCGCGGGCAGCACTCAGGTCAACCTGGTTGGTGCCGATGCAGAAACAGCCGACCGCTACCAGCTTCTTCGCGTGATCGAAGATCTCTTCGGTCAGTTGGGTGCGCGAACGAATGCCGATGAAGTGAGCGTCAGCGATCTTTTCCTTGAGCTGGGCTTCCGGCAAGGAACCTGTCAGGTATTCGATGCTGGTGTAGCCCGCCGCCTTGAGGACGTCGACAGCCGATTGGTGGACGCCTTCGAGAAGAAGGAACTTGATCTTGCTCTTATCGAGAGAAGTCTTGCTCATCTGCGTAAACCTGTATCCCGGAGAAAAATGGCAGGAAATGGTCAACAGACGCTGACCCGGACGACAAGAAAGTCGTCTCCGCGGATCTGGCCTTGGGCACTGTCCTGCGGGGTCGATATGCTAGCATAGCCTCCCCGCTAAACACTCATTCCTGCGACGTGAAGCGTTCTCAGGATGACCATGAATTGTTCGAGAGTTCTGTCGATGACCAATCCTGCCCTGATTGATGAACTGAAGACCCTGGTCGAGCCTGGCAAGGTCCTGACCGACGCCGACTCCCTGAATGCGTACGGCAAGGATTGGACCAAGCACTTTGCCCCGGCGCCGAGCGCCATCGTGTTTCCCAAGACCATCGAGCAGGTGCAGGCCGTGGTCCGCTGGGCCAACACGCACAAGGTTGCGCTGGTGCCATCGGGCGGGCGCACCGGGCTTTCCGCCGCTGCCGTCGCCGCGAATGGCGAAGTGGTTGTCTCGTTCGACTACATGAATCAGATTCTCGATGTGAACCTCACTGACCGCACCGCCGTTTGTCAGCCGGGCGTGGTCACCGAGCATTTACAGAACGTCGCCGAAGAAAAGGGCCTGTATTACCCGGTCGACTTCGCCTCGGCAGGTTCCAGTCAGATTGGCGGCAACATTGGTACCAATGCCGGCGGGATCAAGGTGATTCGCTACGGCATGACCCGTAACTGGGTCGCCGGCATGAAAGTCGTCACCGGCAAGGGCGATGTGCTGGAACTGAACA
This window encodes:
- a CDS encoding DUF6436 domain-containing protein; the protein is MRSPYRTALFASLLALLCAGVLWAAYDWFQGRYLRAFSEHTAVFSGDPLRLPDDLAGPGNIRLVHFWDPACPCNVGNQQHLTEMVEQFSGKGVEFFAVQRTGSHGQLPATLSNLKTITVLPGSEQVPASPAVAIWDRSGKLAYFGPYSEGLTCNSSNSFIEPILNALTEDRPVNATHTLAVGCYCPWPVETQ
- the serA gene encoding phosphoglycerate dehydrogenase gives rise to the protein MSKTSLDKSKIKFLLLEGVHQSAVDVLKAAGYTSIEYLTGSLPEAQLKEKIADAHFIGIRSRTQLTEEIFDHAKKLVAVGCFCIGTNQVDLSAARERGIAVFNAPYSNTRSVAELVLAEAILLLRGIPEKNASCHRGGWIKSAANSFEIRGKKLGIVGYGSIGTQLSVLAEGLGMQVYFYDTVTKLPLGNATQVGNLTELLGMSDIVTLHVPETAATQWMIGEKEIRAIKKGGILINAARGTVVELDALADAIKDKHLIGAAIDVFPVEPRSNDEEFESPLRGLDNVILTPHIGGSTAEAQANIGLEVAEKLVKYSDNGTSVSSVNFPEVALPAHPGKHRLLHIHENIPGVMSEINKVFAENGINISGQFLQTNEKVGYVVIDVDAEYSDLAQEKLQHINGTIRSRVLF
- a CDS encoding 2OG-Fe(II) oxygenase, with the translated sequence MRAMQISSEHPLLLRIVDDLAEHGWSQQNIFLPAGLTRELAAECRKREAEGELAPAGVGRGPFSEVREGIRGDHIQWIDPGQADSSDRYLNLMDSLREALNRGLFLGLEDFECHFALYPPGAFYRRHVDRFRDDDKRMVSVVVYLNDAWLPEDGGQLRMYLKDERVHDVQPAGGCLVVFLSGEVPHEVLPANRERLSLTGWFRRRGNEPF
- a CDS encoding DUF523 domain-containing protein, encoding MDKILVSRCLLGHRVRYDGGASGPFDLLEQWIAEGRVVPLCPEVAGGLPTPRAAAEIPGGQGGEVLDGIAAVITTEGEDVSAQFLVGARQALALAQKHGIRVAVLKANSPSCGNLLTYDGTFSGVKVSGEGVTAALLKRHGVQVFSELELAEASVALAALD
- a CDS encoding DUF4399 domain-containing protein, encoding MKSFMSRAALAGVLMGVSVLASAATPAPKGAEVFIVSPEDGATVSQTFTVKFGVKDVALAPAGDVTKNTGHHHLLIDVDKLPAAGAPIPNDANHMHFGKAQTQADIKLAPGKHTLQLELGDSGHMPFDPPIVSKKITVNVE
- a CDS encoding transporter substrate-binding domain-containing protein, producing the protein MRFLPGLICLLPLLSPLAHAELIDDVNDRGELRIALEANTPPFNYKDDGDKLTGFEVELGQLLANELDVRADFIVTDESDLLQGVESGKYDVALNHIALTPELKDRFDFSQPYGKVDSQLLAKKDEQPQPMVLVQTLTDAKPKASAAVDLAIPFQKGNPAFQASLASAMQRIKADGRLAALTEKWLKP
- a CDS encoding alpha/beta hydrolase, with the translated sequence MPATFDPDQIRASLKPLAEWQPLSDEAKAYQQFYKTDFPHRDVWRGMGRFDVDGYELVSHCWWPEKVKATLFLLHGYYDHTGLYRHVIEWALDQDFAVIACDLPGHGLSSGPRASIRDFSEYQDVLQALFAEAQSISLPQPWHLCGQSTGGAIVVDHVLNHGEGSPAQGQLILLAPLVRPRAWGWSQLSYYLLRPFVRGVARRFSENSNDPDFLPFLQADPLQPQRLPTQWVGALSRWIIRVEHAKKSPRRPLIIQGQADMTVDWQHNLQVLKWKFDRPQILLLAEARHHLANETEEMREEYFEFLSKRIKGRNL
- a CDS encoding DUF2059 domain-containing protein; protein product: MRRLLFSLLMFCVLPAWADGHDQLYKVAGWPDQRAHFNDALSAAQQRYQNSLPPAVFQALVNNSNQRFAPQAVDQRAEAQLRQKLADPKPALTFFQSPLGKKIVAAELLATRRDQLAKNAKGLPKMQVSDSRLLIIGHLAQALPAREAGAEVSLAIAGVAADSLSSMIPGLLGGGQAQGMLNGQRQRLMDQIGADMNNTLLYVYRDLSDEELEEFATFAESAEGKAYYQAALAAIRAGLAVGQP